The Triticum aestivum cultivar Chinese Spring chromosome 7B, IWGSC CS RefSeq v2.1, whole genome shotgun sequence genome window below encodes:
- the LOC123160037 gene encoding uncharacterized protein isoform X3, with the protein MFLVKFRQELEHFRRPMIPMESDAVSQLVKSNYTDRLRSYLEAGCHLQHQSIRNINQLQSCEEKLEDHINKVKQLRRSNLFRAKVLIEELECLAEDVYSTTLTASLSILEASDCFDDDDNLPADSCEDEGQSVDPLDSAVSYSSVMILVHNMLKLDYSMQEKIVKALCLKTPSSELDGYCLMWDLRPYIDDNVMQLAWKFIS; encoded by the exons ATGTTTCTTGTAAAGTTCCGTCAGGAATTAG AGCATTTTCGAAGACCAATGATTCCCATGGAATCGGATGCTGTCAGTCAGTTAGTCAAATCTAACTACACTGATCGACTGAGGTCCTATCTTGAAGCAGGCTGCCACCTTCAGCACCAAAGTATCCGGAATATTAACCAGT TACAATCTTGCGAGGAAAAACTTGAGGACCATATAAATAAAG TAAAACAGCTGCGACGGTCGAATTTATTCAGAG CTAAAGTTTTGATTGAAGAACTTGAATGCCTGGCCGAGGATGTTTATAGCACTACGCTAACAGCCAGCCTTAGTATCTTAGAAGCTTCAGATTGCTTTGATGATGATGATAACCTGCCAGCAGATTCTTGTGAG GATGAAGGGCAGTCTGTGGATCCGCTGGACAGCGCAGTATCTTACTCGAGCGTTATGATTCTGGTTCACAATATGTTAAAGTTGGATTATTCGATGCAG GAGAAGATAGTCAAGGCACTGTGCCTTAAAACACCATCGTCGGAGCTAGATGGCTATTGTCTAATGTGGGACTTGCGGCCGTACATTGATGACAATGTGATGCAGCTTGCCTGGAAATTCATTTCGTAG
- the LOC123160037 gene encoding uncharacterized protein isoform X1 has product MVDEAAVHQVSPLLAPMSEEEARRCFFDFMTKVTQYEELVDAGKMFLVKFRQELEHFRRPMIPMESDAVSQLVKSNYTDRLRSYLEAGCHLQHQSIRNINQLQSCEEKLEDHINKVKQLRRSNLFRAKVLIEELECLAEDVYSTTLTASLSILEASDCFDDDDNLPADSCEDEGQSVDPLDSAVSYSSVMILVHNMLKLDYSMQEKIVKALCLKTPSSELDGYCLMWDLRPYIDDNVMQLAWKFIS; this is encoded by the exons ATGGTGGATGAAGCAGCAGTACATCAGGTGTCCCCGTTGTTGGCGCCAATGTCCGAGGAGGAAGCTCGGCGCTGCTTCTTTGATTTCATGACCAA GGTTACGCAATATGAGGAGCTAGTTGATGCCGGAAAAATGTTTCTTGTAAAGTTCCGTCAGGAATTAG AGCATTTTCGAAGACCAATGATTCCCATGGAATCGGATGCTGTCAGTCAGTTAGTCAAATCTAACTACACTGATCGACTGAGGTCCTATCTTGAAGCAGGCTGCCACCTTCAGCACCAAAGTATCCGGAATATTAACCAGT TACAATCTTGCGAGGAAAAACTTGAGGACCATATAAATAAAG TAAAACAGCTGCGACGGTCGAATTTATTCAGAG CTAAAGTTTTGATTGAAGAACTTGAATGCCTGGCCGAGGATGTTTATAGCACTACGCTAACAGCCAGCCTTAGTATCTTAGAAGCTTCAGATTGCTTTGATGATGATGATAACCTGCCAGCAGATTCTTGTGAG GATGAAGGGCAGTCTGTGGATCCGCTGGACAGCGCAGTATCTTACTCGAGCGTTATGATTCTGGTTCACAATATGTTAAAGTTGGATTATTCGATGCAG GAGAAGATAGTCAAGGCACTGTGCCTTAAAACACCATCGTCGGAGCTAGATGGCTATTGTCTAATGTGGGACTTGCGGCCGTACATTGATGACAATGTGATGCAGCTTGCCTGGAAATTCATTTCGTAG
- the LOC123160037 gene encoding uncharacterized protein isoform X2, whose amino-acid sequence MVDEAAVHQVSPLLAPMSEEEARRCFFDFMTKVTQYEELVDAGKMFLVKFRQELEHFRRPMIPMESDAVSQLVKSNYTDRLRSYLEAGCHLQHQSIRNINQLQSCEEKLEDHINKAKVLIEELECLAEDVYSTTLTASLSILEASDCFDDDDNLPADSCEDEGQSVDPLDSAVSYSSVMILVHNMLKLDYSMQEKIVKALCLKTPSSELDGYCLMWDLRPYIDDNVMQLAWKFIS is encoded by the exons ATGGTGGATGAAGCAGCAGTACATCAGGTGTCCCCGTTGTTGGCGCCAATGTCCGAGGAGGAAGCTCGGCGCTGCTTCTTTGATTTCATGACCAA GGTTACGCAATATGAGGAGCTAGTTGATGCCGGAAAAATGTTTCTTGTAAAGTTCCGTCAGGAATTAG AGCATTTTCGAAGACCAATGATTCCCATGGAATCGGATGCTGTCAGTCAGTTAGTCAAATCTAACTACACTGATCGACTGAGGTCCTATCTTGAAGCAGGCTGCCACCTTCAGCACCAAAGTATCCGGAATATTAACCAGT TACAATCTTGCGAGGAAAAACTTGAGGACCATATAAATAAAG CTAAAGTTTTGATTGAAGAACTTGAATGCCTGGCCGAGGATGTTTATAGCACTACGCTAACAGCCAGCCTTAGTATCTTAGAAGCTTCAGATTGCTTTGATGATGATGATAACCTGCCAGCAGATTCTTGTGAG GATGAAGGGCAGTCTGTGGATCCGCTGGACAGCGCAGTATCTTACTCGAGCGTTATGATTCTGGTTCACAATATGTTAAAGTTGGATTATTCGATGCAG GAGAAGATAGTCAAGGCACTGTGCCTTAAAACACCATCGTCGGAGCTAGATGGCTATTGTCTAATGTGGGACTTGCGGCCGTACATTGATGACAATGTGATGCAGCTTGCCTGGAAATTCATTTCGTAG